The segment CCGACAATGGTGCGAGGCGGCGAAAATAGAACGAAACTTTGAACAGCTGGAGGAGTTAATATTGAAAGACTCTATACTCAGTGCCCTAAACGAGGAGGTAAGAGAAGAGATCCTAGATAAAGAACCTGAGTCGTTGGAAAAGCTAGTTGATTTGTTGGAGAACAGAAAGATAATCTTCGCCAGTAAAAGCATTTTCAAGAAATCGAGAATTTATCAGGCCAACGCAGTGAGTGACAGAAGAGATTTGAATAGGCAAAATTACCGCTACCAAACCAGCCCTAGCAGCGCAAACTACATCAGGCCAAACATTGAATACCATGAGCCCAGAAGAAATTTCGTCAGACCCCGCTATAGCAATTCTTACAACAGAGCAAGAGGGCGATGGAATAGGCCAAATTACACATTCAGCAACCAAGTtaacaacagaagaaacaacTATGGAAATGGAATGTACCAGAATAACCAAGGAAGGTATAGGAATGAGACTAGAAGGAACTACTCCAATCAAGCCGAATGTGCCGTGGTGCAATTGCCTGATAGACAAGGGACTTGCAATCTGATCTACTATAATCCAGAAAGTGTGGCTAACTTCATTATAAACGACAAGTCTATTGGATCACTAAACATAGAAGAAGGAAAGCTGAATGGAAGAAAGGCGTCGATCCTGAGAGATAGCGGCTGTAGCGTTATCGCCGTAAGAGAGACACTTGTCAATGAAAAAGATATTTTGCCAGAGAAATGCTCCTTGTGCTTAGCAGACGGACaagtatttatatacaaaacCGCAAAGGCAATGCTTGACACACCTTACCTGAAAGGAGAATTCATCGTCGTGCTATTTCCGGAGCCGGTCGCTGATGTGTTAATAGGCAATGTGAAAGGCCTGTTCGTGTCAGCCGTAGAGACTAGAGGAATGAAGGACaaagaaagggaagaaactcAAGTAAAGACGCCAATCATAGGAACAAGTATAGAAGGGAGTCTAGAGAAGGAACAACAAGAAGATGAAACTCTGGCACCACTATGGAGAAAATGCAACCTGCAAACAACACAAGTGACTAAAGAAGCAAGTATTTTGTTTGTCAGAAAGAAGAGCTTGCTTTACAAGAGAGTTACGTCCCTTACAGAACCTCAAGTAGTTAAAGATCTTTTAGTTGTTCTTAAGTGCAGACGTAAATTAATACTGGAAAACGCCCACAGCTCACCACTGGCAGGGCATATGtctgtaaagaaaacaaaacttcgTATCTACTCTGAATTTTATTGGCCAGGGGTCGACAAAGATGTAAAGCAGTTGGTAAGGTGCTGCGACCCATGTCAGAGAGCAAAAGTTCCAGGGAGAGCTGGTAAAGCAGTGCTGGGGAAGATGGACAGACAAGTTGTACCCTTTAAAAAAATCGCCATAGATCTGGTTGGACCTCTTCCTATGACAGAAAGTAAACATAGATACATCCTAACTATGATAGACACATTCTCCAGATGGCCTGAAGCTGTACCGTTGAGAAATATAGAGACAACTACtgtgatagaagctttgtattCGGTCTGCACTAGGATTGGTTTTCCAGAGGCCATTCTCTCTGACAATGGTTCTCAATATGGTTCAGATTTATACACAGAAGTCTGCAAATTCTTCAATGTGAAGATAATCAAGTCCTCGCTATACCACCCGGCCTCGAATGGATGCGTAGAACGCCTACATGGTTCACTTAAGAGCTTATTAAGAAAGCTGTGTTCTGAACGATCTAAAGATTGGGACAAATACTTAGCCTCGGCATTATTCGCTATAAGAGAATTGCCCAACGATACAACAGGATTTGCACCCTACGAACTTGTATTTGGAAGAAAAAATTAGAGGGCCGATGGCAATTTTGAAGAAACTTATGaccaaagaaaaagaagttgACACTAATTACACTAACTTGTTTGAATATCTtgaggaattaaaagaaagactacAAAGTACAGCTAAGATTGCATGTGATAATGAAGACATAGCGAGGCAAGAACAAAAACGACTATATGATAgaaacactgtaaaaaaaagttttgatacAGGAGAAATGGTATTAGTGTTGAAAccaaaaaagggagataagctcAAATTATATTGGGAAGGCCCGTACAAGATAGAAAAGAGGTTATCAGACTTAAATTACATAgtaaagaaaggaaacaaatcaaagatatttcatgtaaacagattaatcaaatattaCACCCCAGTTGaagtaacaagtaacaatgTTGCCAACAGTAGCTGTAAGAGTAACATTTTGTCTGCTGCATTTATTGGAGTCG is part of the Biomphalaria glabrata chromosome 10, xgBioGlab47.1, whole genome shotgun sequence genome and harbors:
- the LOC129928762 gene encoding uncharacterized protein LOC129928762 codes for the protein MAARRDKVLEEDWVAQLQEKITPKLRQFLTQRRLVDCTNYEKIKKELLDYVGMTEEACRKRWHETVPIEDGPREFFVALQKNFRQWCEAAKIERNFEQLEELILKDSILSALNEEVREEILDKEPESLEKLVDLLENRKIIFASKSIFKKSRIYQANAVSDRRDLNRQNYRYQTSPSSANYIRPNIEYHEPRRNFVRPRYSNSYNRARGRWNRPNYTFSNQVNNRRNNYGNGMYQNNQGRYRNETRRNYSNQAECAVVQLPDRQGTCNLIYYNPESVANFIINDKSIGSLNIEEGKLNGRKASILRDSGCSVIAVRETLVNEKDILPEKCSLCLADGQVFIYKTAKAMLDTPYLKGEFIVVLFPEPVADVLIGNVKGLFVSAVETRGMKDKEREETQVKTPIIGTSIEGSLEKEQQEDETLAPLWRKCNLQTTQVTKEASILFVRKKSLLYKRVTSLTEPQVVKDLLVVLKCRRKLILENAHSSPLAGHMSVKKTKLRIYSEFYWPGVDKDVKQLVRCCDPCQRAKVPGRAGKAVLGKMDRQVVPFKKIAIDLVGPLPMTESKHRYILTMIDTFSRWPEAVPLRNIETTTVIEALYSVCTRIGFPEAILSDNGSQYGSDLYTEVCKFFNVKIIKSSLYHPASNGCVERLHGSLKSLLRKLCSERSKDWDKYLASALFAIRELPNDTTGFAPYELVFGRKN